CACCAAGCTGCCTGCTCTCAAGTACATGAATCTGCTGATGGACTGGATAGAGTCACTGATCAATAATGAGGAAATCTTCCCCACAAGAGTAGGTGTGTGTGAGGAGTTTACAAATGAAACCATCGGACTGCTCTTGAGTGCGTAAGCTAATACATGACTGAGTGCTGGCTGCAGAGATTTTATACTAAAGTATCAGCACAGAGTGCAGAGGTTGTCTCCTTCATTAAGCTCACGAATGCAATGATTGAGTTCAAGGAGAGGTTAATTAGACAATAAAATGTTGACATTTAGAGGGGGTTGTTGACAAGGTGATCATAGTGTTAAATTAGAGGTGAGaacttcatgcgtcacagaagCGTGAGCTCAGAGCCTCTCTGTGgcgcagtggttagcactgacATTCTGGGACTTCTCTTTTCTTATGTCAAGCCTAGACATGCTAGTCAGGTATGATGAAAACATTTCCCACGAGTGTGAATGGGTTTTGGTTGTGTGTTAGTGCTTGACAACTCCTTCAGGGTGTTTCTGTCCCTCCGTTTGCTCAGTTATCACAATCCTCCATGGACCTGAGGGAGAATAAGACAGCAATGCTGTCTTCGCTTTGCTTAGAAATTAAATACGAATAATTAGATTGTTCTTCACACGGCCTTTTCAGCTCTTCAGCACAAAACACAGATATTTTTTATTAAGTGTTTTGGGATTGAAACACAAACTATTCAATAGATTATTTAGGAAATTCGGTAGATTAATAGCCCTATTGTAGATAAGCATGATTAATGATGCTTTTTAAATCTGCATACATGGTAAATCCATTTACAATTGAGTCCTACAGTTTCCTTTATCAAATCTATTATTTTATTAGACCAGCTTCTGAATAGAAGTCCTTTTATATCTTATTGTTTTCCTTCTTCATCCTAGGAGTACCTTTCCCCAAGAACTTCCAGCAGGTGTGCAAGAAGATCCTGAGCCGTCTCTTCCGGGTGTTTGTGCACGTTTACATCCATCACTTTGACAGCATCTGCAGTATGGGTGCAGAGGCCCACATCAATACCTGCTACAAACACTATTATTATTTCATCTCAGAGTTCAACCTCATTGATCACTCTGAGCTGGAGCCTCTGGTGAGACATCAGATGTATGAGTGTGAAGTGAGGATGCATATGAAAAAGGATCAGATGGAGGTTTTGTAACGGAGGAACTGTCAGTCTAGCAGAGAATATCTACCATCTTGCCAGCTTTATCCCAGCTGCGTGAATGTTTGATGTGCTTATTGTTCATCTTTGAGTAGGTGTGTTTTCCAGTTTAGCGtacatacagtggcttgcaaaagtattctgCCCCCTTGAAATTTTCCAcaatttgtcacattacagccacaaacatgaatcatttttagtggaattccacatgaaagaccaacacaaagcggtgcacacgtgagaagtggaacgaaaatcagacatgattccaaaccttttttacaaataaataactgcaaagtggggtgtgtgtaattattcagccccctgagtcaatactttgtagaaccaccttttgctgcaattccagctgccagtcttttagggtctgtctctattagctttgcacatctagcaactgaaatccttgcccattcttctttgcaaaacagctccagctcagtcagattagatggacagcgtttgtgaacagcagttttcagatcttgcctcAGATTCTTGATTGGATTtagacaccagacaggtcagggataaagttattgagaaatttaaagcaggcttaggctacaaaaagatttcccaagccttgaacatcccacggagcactgttcaagcgatcattcagaaatggaaggagtatggcacaactgtaaacctaccaagacaaggccgtccacctaaactcacaggccgaacaaggagagcgctgatcagaaatgcagccaagaggcccatggtgactctggaatCTGTCcgtaggacaactattagtcgtgcactgcacaaagttggcctttatggtggcaagaagaaagccattgttaacagaaaaccataagaagtcccgtttgcagtttgccacaagccatgtgggggacacagcaaacatgtggaagaagctgctctggtcagatgagaccaaaatggaactttttggctaaaatgcaaaacgctatgtgtggcggaaaactaacacaacacatcactctgaacacaccatccccactgtcagatatggtggtggcagcatcatgctctgggggtgcttctcttcagcagggacagggaagctggtcagagttgatgggaagatggatggagccaaatacagggcaatcttggaagaaaacctcttggagtctgcaaaagacttgcgactggggcggaggttcagcttccagcaggacaacgaccctaaacataaagccagggcaacgatggaatggtttaaaaccaaacatatccatgtgttagaatggcccagtcaaagtccagatctaaatccaatcgagaatctgtggcaagatctgaaaactgctgttcacaaacgctgtgcatctaatctgactgagctggagctgttttgcaaagaagaatgggcaaagatttcagtctgtagatgtgcaaagctggtagagacagaccctaaaagactggcagctggaattgcagcaaaaggtggttcaacaaagtattgactcagggggctgaataattatttatttgtaaaaaaaaaaggtttggaatcatgtatgattttcattccacttctcacgtgtgcaccactttgtgttggtctttcatgtggaattccaataaaattgattcatgtttgtggctgtaatgtgacaaaatgtgggaaggttcaagggggccgaatacttttgcaagccactgtacatAGAAGGCACCGACAATAAAATCACTCAGTCTGAAGCTCATAGCGTTCTCACTAAGATAATATATTCCATATGACACACAAATTTAATTAGTTTTCACTCAGTTTTCCAGCATGAACAAAATGTATCCAGGAAATGGCTAGGTCTGATGAGAAAAGACTCATAAGAGAATCTGCTGACTTTGGATAGTCATGTGATTAAAGATTGTACTTGTTTCTGTTTTCCAACTAAGGAGCCTCTATCGCATGTGAGCTGATGGGGAATGGTGTTCCAAGTGTCAATAAAAAGCTGCAGTTATCATCATTACCTCGCTTGGGCTGCATAATTCCCCCTGCAATGTGAAAACAGGGACAAGGCATTAATGTCAACACGCTGCATAAAGATAAATCTTTTGAATAGACCTCGTTTTATTGCCCCACCTCTTGTGCCCCAGgaaattatgtttgtttttagtctTCAAGGAGCAACTGCTTTCTTTCTCAGAATCATGACGGTGTAAATATTCATTTTCTCAAACAACATATTAGACTCTATCTATTAAcatctcctctttttcttttcctgcagAAAGAGATGACAGAGAAGATATGCAATTAGACAAAGCCACATGGACAAAGGAGTTTACATTATGACGTTATCTGAGCCCCTTGAGAAAACTTCCGCATCAAAACACCAGACAGAGAACTGCTTTGTGTACACTTGTACGAGTGGTTTCCAAGCATATGACATGGCCCATAAACTCAGTAGACTTCTGCAGATGGTGGCAAAGTTCCTTTACAGAACTTTTCACTTCACATTCATTATGGTGCTGTGAGTTTCCTCATTATTCTGTATTGTTTTATACACTGCATCTCCTGTACTCTGTCTTTCCTCTTGTGCATGTATATGTTTTATCTTCGTGTAAGTTTTGAtgcattgtttgttttctcgTTGACCAgagtttgtattttgtacgatgtgttttcactgtttaaaaTCTGATTTAAGGGCATAAAAGTTCTTCCCATCAGCCAATCGCGTCTGCTTTCATTTtcgcaggaaaaagaaaatcacaacaacaacagatatAGCATACTTATTATCACTGCTCACTTGCCAAACCTGTTACATGGATAAATAAAGGCCATCATCATGCACCAAAAATCCCCACTACGTGGACTGAGGCGTGGTGACGAACCCTGCCAAGTGACGTTGCATCAGTGCGGTCACGCTACCAATGGGAGAGGAGTTAATCCGGAAAGGGGCGGGGCAAACGTCTGCTCTCGCGTTTTCCCGCCCGGTACGTCATCAGCTGTTTGGACTGATTGATAACAGAAAGCAATGGGAACTTACATCAGCTGTCACAGGCTTTGACTGCAGGGATTTGGCTGGCGTGGAGTCCACGTTTGAAGGGTTTGTTGCATTTGTGGTTTTATTTTAACGTCGCTTAAACAGTCTCTGAATACAGTTAGAAACTGGTCATGTAAATCGGTTTAGCAAGCTATCTGAGTTCTTTCTTGCTAGCTGGGGCTAACAACAGCTATAGTAGGCAGCCACCGCTAGCTCTGGCTTTTGTAATGCCGTAATGATCTTTTATACAGAATTCCCTCCTGGTAACTAGGACAACGTTGCTAATGTTAAGTAATTATCTAAGTGGACGTTGTTGGCTGTCCGTACACATATTTATTAACTTCAGTATCGATACAAACTGCTGGTATAACTCCATTAGCTAACAGCTAATTatcagttttgtgtttttctaaccGAAACATAACATTTAACTAGTATGAACTAACTAATTCAATAAACTTTGCTGTAAGTGAATATTCTGCGGTCATGTAGATGAACAGTAACCGCAAACTCAGAGCGATACACAATGTAATaccaaagaatgaaagaaagaggaaactgGAACACATAAGCTAACGCTGGGCGGTGTCTTCTCCATTGCTCTAGCCTTTTGCCTCATCACTGCATTGTATTTAGTTGTTACGTATGTTTACGTGACTAACTATATTTGTATGTGGCAGTTGGCAGATATGGTGAGGCACGGCGTGATGACGGAGTTCCAGCCCTCCCTCCAGGTGATCTACTCTATGATTAGTGGTGATTACAAAAGCTGACTTCCTGAAACATGTCTGATAAGATAAAAGGACCAGAAAATGGTGCACAGTAGTTTCATCAAAGCACTGTGCCCTGTTGTTTGAATGTTTCTGGTAAAGTTCAGATAAGGCCTGTCACGGAGTTTCCAGTATTATCATATTGATCACTGTTTTGGCAGACTGCCATAGGTGGTTGAAATGATCAAAGTAGTGGTGATGCATCCCTATAACTGCAGTTAGTCATTTTACAGTTGCAAGCCTATGATATGTACAgaacattttattatattatggattagtgtttatttttagtatttattacCAAGGCCAAAttaaaattttccttttttgcttttttcatttgctttttctctACTGTACCAACATTGATCACTGGCTGATTTTGCACTATTCCCTCCCCCTGTCCCCCCCGTATGGCCTCCTTCTCTGTAACAGGGTAACTCCCTTGCTTTGGGCCAAGTAGGGCAAAACTGTGGGAGCATTCAGGAGAACCGAAATACCTCAGAGGAAAGACAGAATCTTTCCCAAGACCCAGCAGGTACAAATGCTTTACTTTTCCTAGCATTTCTATAGCTTTGTAAACTTTACAAAGCGAGAGCACTGTGCAAAAAAATTGCAATGTTTTAATTTGTGTGTATGGATTCATTTCTGCCTCTACAGAGTGTGAAAAAAGCCAGCCAGTGAACATCCCAGATACAGGTAaacgaaagaagaagaaaagaactaGAGCGACAGACAGCTCCACTGGCACTTTTGATGGTAAGTAGGCTAAAACTGAAACACATGCAGTACGTGTGAAAGCAGGAAAATTGACCAACACTTCATATTTTCTTCAGATCTCTACAAATTGACTCATGAGGTGCTCGGCCAGGGAGCATATGCTAAAGTTCAAGGATGTATCAGCCTGCAGAATGGACATGAGTATGCCGTGAAGGTAAGTAGGGACAGTTTTGCCAAATTTAAATGTCATTTGAACAGGTTGGGTTGCTCTTTAATGGCAACATTTTCTTTAAAGCtgtactgcattttttttttttttttttttattaaagtcaATCAAAATGTCCATTGAATCACAATTTCTGCTGCTCGCCTTCATAGATCATAGAAAAGAGTGCAGGACACAGCCGCAGCAGAGTCTTTCGAGAAGTGGAGACTCTTTATCAGTGTCAAGGAAATAAGTGAGTTGATTTTTGTctgattaatattttaaaaaaaaaaatgagagagaaaagaaaacttaTCCAGAATAAAAACAATTCTGATCACCTAAACATATCGTTGTCCAGGAATATTTTGGAATTGATTGAATTCTTTGAGGACAACAACTGCTTTTATTTGGTATTTGAAAAGCTGCGTGGTGGTAAGTGTGAATAATTAACACAACAGTTATGTAATGCAAACAGAGCTGTTGCCAGATGGCTCATTATGAGCGCACAAATATACCCGTGAGTGATCCTCTTCTCTTTCTGCAGGTTCTATTCTTACACATATCCAAAACCGAAAGCACTTTGATGAACTGGAGGCTAGTAAGGTAGTGAAAGATATTGCCCAAGCTCTCGACTTTTTACACACAAAAGGTAGGTCAAAATTCAAGCAGGTGTTCTGCTGAAATCCAAAGGAAATagaggttttgtttttgagtgtAAAGGtgacagtgtttttgtttgcagGCATTGCCCATAGAGACCTTAAGCTAGAAAACATACTCTGTGAATACACTGATCAGGTAATTGGCATTTAATGAGTTGAGAAAGGCATTAATTATCCCTTAAGGTTTATAATTTAACAACATAATCATATATTTACTCTCTTTCTACTTAGGTGTCGCCAGTAAAGATCTGTGACTTTGATCTAGGAAGTGGAGTAAAGCTCAGCAGTGCCTGTACACCCATAACAACCCCAGAGCTCACAACACCAGTAAGTGTCTAATTCTAAATTGTTGGCCAAGTATAGACACATAATATTGTCCAATTAACTAATAAGGGATTACACTGACTTACCTCTTCTTTGCTTTTGATCTTTGCCCTCTCTCAGTGTGGCTCGGCAGAGTACATGGCTCCAGAAGTAGTCGAGGTGTTCACTGATGAGGCCTCCTTCTACGACAAACGCTGCGATCTGTGGAGCCTCGGGGTCATCCTCTACATCTTACTGAGTGGCAGCCCACCCTTCACAGGACACTGTGGCTCTGACTGTGGCTGGGATCGGGGAGAAAGATGCAGAACATGCCAGGTATGCCCCCTCCAATCAGCACTGTTGTTTAGCATCCATCCCATGGATAATTGCTCAGCTCAGCAGTGTTTGCACCAGAGATTCACTGTGTGTCCCCGCTTATCATTCTGAAATGAAGacattataaataatataaaactaCAGACTAGAGGTCTTAAAAGAACACATGATTTGTCCATGGTAGACAGTTCAAATAAAGTAACTaaaaaattttctttttttgctgtatACTGGCTTAATTAAGAAACATAATTAGTAATGTAGGTAAAGTTAGGCTTAGATGTAGGTTGaaatctctttttaaaaaaaaaaaaaaaaaaaaagagaaaagccgATGTATAGGAGCACTACGGCTGATTTGGCTTTAGCTGTTGACCCATATGTCAAATGCTCTTATGTGAATTATTCAGAAAAGCCAAACACTTTCAGTAcagtttggggttttgtttttttgttttgtagtaGAGTATTAGGGCTGAGAAGAAATGGGAAGAGGTTCTGTAGATTTACCAGGGAAAACCTTGTTTTAGCTTTCACTTCATCTAGATGGATGTCGTCGGTTCTTCTTCCATTATCTTGGCTTGAGCGgagttttggtttggtttattGAATTTTGTGCTGCTTGGAGAAAAAGCTCACTTTTGTAAAGAAGGTGTGAGGTCTGAATTTATAATGCACAACAGAATGacaacaccattacaaaaatgaATGCAGCACAATAATGCagcgtgcgtgcgcgcgcgtgtgtgtgtgtgtgtgtgtgtgtaaatggcaTGTACTTATCAGCAGGTTATTTGATCTTCTCCCCTCAGAGTCACCTGTTTGAGAGCATCCAGCAGGGCAAATATGAATTTCCAGACAAGGACTGGGCCCACATCACAGTGGGTGCCAAGGACCTCATATCAAAGCTGTTGGTTCGGGACGCCACTCTGCGCCTCAGTGCTGCTCAGGTCCTCAAGCACCCTTGGGTGCAGGGGGTGGGTATAATTACATTTGAGCACTACTTGTCTAATGTTAGACAGCTGGAATTATTGTCCTTATTTTCCAgctgtgagttttttttttctttctttcttttatttatttatttttttccagaatGCTCCAGAGAGAGGTCTTCCAACTCCTCGTGTTCTGCAGAGGTCTGTCTTTATTTTAGCTCCGTTTCTGTGGTTGAAGTAGAATCAGACCTTtagtgtttgtggtttttcaTAGGAAACTAGAGTTTCTGCACATACCTTTGTTTatgaacaactttttttttttaattttgagaACAATTTCAGGTTCTCTCTGCTTCAagatggtttttgtttttgtttttttgttttttaagatggAAAATATTGGGATAGATGAAACAAGGATCTAGGATACTTTATTCTAATCACATTATTAAAGTGAGAAGTGGCAGAAATGTGCTTAGATGTCTCTCATATCTTTTTCTGCCTTCTTTCTTGTTCTAGGAACAGCAGCACCAAAGATCTGACCCAGTTTGCAGCAGAAGCCATCGCCTTCAACCGGCAGCTATCCCAGCACGAGGAGCAGCGGGAGGACGTCGGAGCCATCGTTTGCTCCATGAGGCTTTCTCCTCCTTCTAACTCCAGGCTGGCTCGCAGACGGGCACAGTCCAGTGCTCTCCGGCACGGAGACTTTGCACCCACTTCAGATGACGCCACAGCCTGAGGGTCCTTAACCTCCTTATCGTGTTATCTGAATAATTTTAGTTACCTCCTgtgtggatttttatttttatagggaGCCTTGTAGGATTGGTCACACAGTATggaaagtgtctctgttgttgAAAGTCCTCTCCTTGGCCAGTAGTCTTATCAGTGAGAGTTTGAACATCAAGTGCGCAGTTAAACCTCAGCTTCTGCCTACTAATAGAAAACAGTAAAACTTCCAGGATTTGGCCAGGAGTTACTTTAAGCTGATGAGTATTTTTAACAAaggtttgattttctttcaGAACAACTTTGGCTTTAAGAAATTTATGTATTGTCTTCACAGGTTGGGTTAGTCATCGTTACCCAAAACACCAGAAACTGCTCTCAGTGCCAGCAGTTTTTACTAAAATACATATCAACAccaaaaacagcattttaagAATCAGGACAGCTacgcagcagcagctgctgctttaATGCAATATCGTCTTATAggtagattttattttattttattacttgttTTTCCAGCTGTGAAttagttattttatttgaaagcttTTTAGTGACTAAagaaaagggattttttttgttgcttttttaaagcatgttttcttttctttttttttttttttatatgattttTATGTGTGAATGTATGTGATTTAAGTGATAAAAACAGACAACACTTAGAGGAGTCTGAGGGTTAAACAGGGCCTTTCCCCTGTTTTACCTGTTGACTCTTTTGTCGAGCTGTGTCTTC
The window above is part of the Maylandia zebra isolate NMK-2024a linkage group LG23, Mzebra_GT3a, whole genome shotgun sequence genome. Proteins encoded here:
- the mknk1 gene encoding MAP kinase-interacting serine/threonine-protein kinase 1 isoform X2, producing MVRHGVMTEFQPSLQGNSLALGQVGQNCGSIQENRNTSEERQNLSQDPAECEKSQPVNIPDTGKRKKKKRTRATDSSTGTFDDLYKLTHEVLGQGAYAKVQGCISLQNGHEYAVKIIEKSAGHSRSRVFREVETLYQCQGNKNILELIEFFEDNNCFYLVFEKLRGGSILTHIQNRKHFDELEASKVVKDIAQALDFLHTKGIAHRDLKLENILCEYTDQVSPVKICDFDLGSGVKLSSACTPITTPELTTPCGSAEYMAPEVVEVFTDEASFYDKRCDLWSLGVILYILLSGSPPFTGHCGSDCGWDRGERCRTCQSHLFESIQQGKYEFPDKDWAHITVGAKDLISKLLVRDATLRLSAAQVLKHPWVQGEQQHQRSDPVCSRSHRLQPAAIPARGAAGGRRSHRLLHEAFSSF
- the mknk1 gene encoding MAP kinase-interacting serine/threonine-protein kinase 1 isoform X1 — its product is MVRHGVMTEFQPSLQGNSLALGQVGQNCGSIQENRNTSEERQNLSQDPAECEKSQPVNIPDTGKRKKKKRTRATDSSTGTFDDLYKLTHEVLGQGAYAKVQGCISLQNGHEYAVKIIEKSAGHSRSRVFREVETLYQCQGNKNILELIEFFEDNNCFYLVFEKLRGGSILTHIQNRKHFDELEASKVVKDIAQALDFLHTKGIAHRDLKLENILCEYTDQVSPVKICDFDLGSGVKLSSACTPITTPELTTPCGSAEYMAPEVVEVFTDEASFYDKRCDLWSLGVILYILLSGSPPFTGHCGSDCGWDRGERCRTCQSHLFESIQQGKYEFPDKDWAHITVGAKDLISKLLVRDATLRLSAAQVLKHPWVQGNAPERGLPTPRVLQRNSSTKDLTQFAAEAIAFNRQLSQHEEQREDVGAIVCSMRLSPPSNSRLARRRAQSSALRHGDFAPTSDDATA
- the mob3c gene encoding MOB kinase activator 3C: MALCLGQVFSKDKTFRPKKRFEPGTQRFELYKKAQASLKSGLDLRKVVQLPEGENLNDWIAVHVVDFFNRINLIYGTVSEYCSERTCPIMSGGLRYEYRWQDGKDYKRPTKLPALKYMNLLMDWIESLINNEEIFPTRVGVPFPKNFQQVCKKILSRLFRVFVHVYIHHFDSICSMGAEAHINTCYKHYYYFISEFNLIDHSELEPLKEMTEKICN